The Nitrospiraceae bacterium genome window below encodes:
- a CDS encoding SLBB domain-containing protein — protein MLTRIGQCSLARLVLMGVMLVSGLEGCRNPAQSTLPPSAISEASAPLPPLPKGDVFVDETVPTVDTLIDVGDSLDVVIRRGAGEEKFASVVRESGRASLAFVEVQVAGLTASQAEAKVQEAFTPYMREPRAQVTLKKKALRVKRVFVFGDVKKPGMYPMPRNMTVVQAVAAAESYNETALLEEIRVVRGNLQHPEVYTADLSRLYTYGDWSRNLALEENDIVFVPREHLGDATEAAKKITPVVGAALAPFYPAIIIPTFFPGAVIR, from the coding sequence ATGCTGACACGGATAGGGCAATGCAGTCTCGCACGTCTCGTGCTGATGGGGGTGATGCTGGTGTCGGGATTGGAGGGCTGCCGGAATCCCGCGCAGTCGACCTTGCCGCCCTCGGCCATCTCCGAAGCGAGCGCGCCTCTCCCTCCCTTACCGAAGGGAGATGTGTTCGTGGATGAGACCGTGCCCACCGTCGATACGCTCATCGATGTCGGCGATAGCCTCGATGTCGTCATCAGGCGCGGGGCCGGGGAGGAGAAATTTGCCAGCGTAGTGCGCGAATCGGGGCGGGCCTCGCTGGCGTTCGTCGAGGTACAGGTGGCGGGTCTGACGGCAAGCCAGGCTGAGGCGAAGGTGCAGGAAGCCTTCACGCCCTACATGCGCGAGCCCCGTGCACAGGTGACGTTGAAAAAGAAGGCGTTGCGTGTGAAGCGAGTGTTTGTGTTCGGAGACGTGAAGAAACCCGGCATGTATCCCATGCCGCGCAATATGACGGTCGTGCAGGCAGTGGCCGCGGCGGAGAGCTACAACGAAACGGCCTTACTGGAGGAGATCCGGGTCGTGCGCGGTAATCTCCAACATCCGGAAGTCTACACGGCGGACTTGTCGCGGCTCTATACCTACGGCGATTGGAGCAGAAACCTGGCTCTGGAAGAGAACGACATTGTCTTTGTCCCACGGGAACATCTGGGCGATGCGACCGAAGCGGCGAAGAAAATCACGCCGGTGGTCGGGGCGGCGCTGGCGCCGTTCTACCCGGCCATCATAATTCCGACCTTCTTTCCGGGGGCGGTCATCCGCTGA
- a CDS encoding HD domain-containing protein produces MTRLSDIVREQAKSGNGPGRADSRPGSAGSEPGMQPPGAQTSSVTPPLFERAEQELLVLSQAVRTQSGVSLDRLLPIAGEIARTVQREDGLLQQVFKGRLGRPLIHNPINVAILAVKVGIGFRYDPVTLERLALAALVHDIGMWTLPETLLAKPDAFGPAERQQLELHPQQGAKVLTALGTQFDWLATVVSQEHERWCGQGYPQGLRGGQIHEHAQIIGLMDTLDAMINPRSYRRQMIPHFAVRELMVKSKSLFSLQMLKMLVDQLSLYPLGTMVRLNTGEVGIVNQLNQRYPLRPRLSIDQAAGAGPAKVLDLSESSTLHIVEVLRPLETN; encoded by the coding sequence GTGACCCGGCTGTCGGACATCGTGCGGGAGCAGGCCAAATCAGGCAATGGGCCTGGACGAGCCGACTCACGGCCTGGATCAGCCGGTTCGGAGCCCGGCATGCAGCCGCCGGGGGCCCAAACCTCCAGCGTCACACCCCCGCTGTTTGAGCGGGCGGAGCAGGAACTGCTGGTGCTCTCACAGGCCGTGCGGACTCAGTCTGGAGTTTCGCTCGACCGCCTACTTCCTATTGCCGGGGAGATTGCGCGAACGGTTCAGCGGGAAGACGGACTGCTGCAGCAGGTGTTCAAGGGGCGTTTAGGGCGGCCCCTGATCCACAACCCCATCAATGTCGCGATTCTCGCGGTCAAGGTCGGGATCGGCTTTCGGTACGATCCGGTGACGTTGGAACGGCTGGCCCTGGCTGCGCTGGTCCATGACATCGGGATGTGGACCCTGCCGGAAACTCTTTTGGCCAAGCCCGATGCCTTCGGGCCTGCCGAACGGCAACAACTCGAACTGCATCCGCAACAGGGTGCGAAGGTCCTCACGGCGTTGGGAACTCAGTTTGATTGGTTGGCGACCGTGGTGTCGCAGGAACATGAACGTTGGTGTGGGCAAGGCTATCCACAAGGGTTGCGGGGCGGGCAGATCCACGAACATGCACAGATTATCGGGTTGATGGATACGCTCGACGCGATGATCAACCCACGGAGCTATCGCCGTCAGATGATTCCACACTTTGCCGTGCGTGAACTCATGGTGAAGAGCAAGAGCCTGTTCTCATTGCAGATGCTGAAGATGTTGGTGGACCAGTTGTCGCTGTATCCGCTCGGTACGATGGTCCGCCTGAATACCGGCGAAGTGGGGATCGTGAATCAACTCAATCAACGGTATCCGCTCCGCCCACGGCTTTCGATTGATCAGGCGGCCGGCGCAGGGCCGGCGAAGGTCTTGGATTTGAGCGAGTCCTCCACGCTCCACATCGTCGAAGTGCTACGGCCACTGGAAACGAACTGA
- a CDS encoding ComEC/Rec2 family competence protein, whose protein sequence is MLPAVTLVFILGLALGSYFQYFPVTVLSCLIVSTGVVLACESRRTLPASRGAALLAGLFAGTLYWVLFSWGTHSLTIPDYPRKSTTWIEGPISHSVRHAPGRVTMEVSVIRTDDPAISGPFKLRMTWRDPDMELFQGMYIRARAMLRAPSGTLNPRGFDYAAYLEGQGIDAVATVSGPGAVHVVERAAPSAWFIPTLLERWRGTVRSAAASLEEPARSLFLSLTIGEQGTLPVDVREWFMTTGTVHILSISGSHLGLIALLTYGLIRSLCRRLPVTALLALSRRIAPSRLAAVATFIPVVAYTLLAGAETATIRSCLMIAVGLLAVWFGYPRYVLHALAASAGITLLANPSALYDISFQLSYGSVLVLALVLERSIDEDTPVESVRPWRGRALEWLRESLRVTCYVTVATLPLVAFYFNQVPWLGLFANLLVIPFVGALLLPICLASAVWTIALERPMLLGTDLIAWLSNGLIEVVRWMAGLPAAEWFVAAPSLPTMALFYLLGFGFLRRLAAERSDPRRPAMVFGMALLLVWWLWSPRPFPSQDRVRVTFLDVGQGDSAVIELPSQVVFVIDGGAAYERFDMGRGVLAPFLWNRGIRRLDHVVGTHPQLDHVGGLTWVLGHFTVGTFWTNGMTREEEFWQRLDHTATRRDVKLTVASPDRGVVVPGPCQVTFLNPPADRRLLSAREAASLNNQSVVTEFDCHQRRMLFTGDIEREGLARLQESGMTRSLALLKVPHHGSRNSLETSWLEAATPEVAVVSAGRHNSYGHPAGQVLAAYQSVGAQVHRTDRQGAIWVDLDLASDRMQVHSMEEWQLHSVTLRAALPSTEWENVIKLWRRWNWL, encoded by the coding sequence ATGTTACCGGCCGTCACCCTCGTATTCATCCTCGGGCTCGCTCTCGGTTCGTACTTCCAGTACTTTCCTGTCACGGTTCTGAGCTGTTTGATTGTCTCGACCGGCGTTGTCCTCGCCTGTGAATCCCGACGCACGCTTCCGGCAAGCAGGGGGGCGGCGCTTCTCGCCGGTCTCTTCGCAGGCACGCTCTACTGGGTGCTCTTCAGCTGGGGAACTCACTCCCTGACGATCCCTGATTACCCTCGAAAGTCAACAACCTGGATCGAAGGACCCATCTCGCATTCCGTGCGCCATGCACCAGGACGTGTGACCATGGAGGTGTCCGTAATCCGAACGGACGACCCGGCCATTTCCGGCCCTTTCAAGCTGCGGATGACCTGGCGTGATCCCGATATGGAATTGTTTCAGGGCATGTATATCCGAGCGCGGGCTATGCTGCGCGCTCCATCCGGGACCCTCAACCCGCGCGGGTTCGACTATGCTGCGTATCTGGAAGGCCAGGGAATCGATGCCGTGGCGACCGTGTCTGGTCCCGGCGCAGTCCATGTGGTTGAAAGAGCGGCTCCGTCGGCCTGGTTCATTCCAACCTTGCTTGAGCGATGGCGGGGGACTGTTCGTTCGGCCGCTGCCTCGCTCGAGGAGCCGGCGCGTAGCCTCTTCCTCAGTCTGACGATCGGTGAGCAAGGAACCCTGCCGGTCGACGTTCGGGAATGGTTCATGACCACCGGCACCGTGCACATCCTATCGATTTCCGGTTCACACCTTGGCCTGATTGCGCTGCTCACCTATGGACTCATTCGGAGCCTATGTCGTCGATTGCCCGTCACGGCGTTGCTGGCACTATCTCGACGTATTGCGCCGAGCCGGTTGGCTGCGGTGGCGACATTCATCCCGGTCGTAGCGTACACCTTGTTGGCGGGGGCAGAGACCGCGACGATTCGTTCGTGCCTCATGATCGCCGTCGGCCTCCTTGCGGTCTGGTTCGGGTATCCCCGCTATGTTCTGCATGCCCTTGCTGCTTCCGCGGGGATCACGCTTCTCGCGAATCCGTCCGCGTTGTATGACATTTCGTTCCAGCTGTCCTATGGGTCGGTGTTGGTTTTGGCTTTGGTGCTGGAGCGGAGCATCGACGAGGACACGCCGGTGGAGTCGGTTCGGCCATGGAGGGGGCGGGCACTCGAGTGGCTTCGTGAGTCGCTTCGGGTGACCTGCTACGTGACCGTTGCGACCCTGCCGTTGGTGGCATTTTATTTCAATCAAGTGCCGTGGCTGGGGCTATTCGCCAACCTGCTCGTGATCCCATTTGTGGGTGCGTTGCTTTTACCGATCTGTCTCGCCTCCGCTGTGTGGACCATCGCACTCGAGCGTCCGATGCTGCTTGGGACCGACCTGATTGCCTGGCTGTCGAATGGGCTCATCGAAGTGGTTCGCTGGATGGCCGGTCTGCCTGCGGCGGAATGGTTCGTGGCGGCGCCGAGCCTCCCAACGATGGCCCTGTTCTACCTGCTGGGATTCGGATTCCTTCGTCGGTTGGCCGCTGAGCGGTCCGACCCCAGGCGTCCTGCGATGGTCTTCGGTATGGCGCTCTTGCTGGTCTGGTGGTTGTGGTCGCCGCGGCCATTTCCCTCTCAGGACCGCGTGCGCGTGACCTTTCTCGATGTGGGTCAGGGCGACAGCGCCGTGATCGAATTGCCCTCGCAGGTCGTGTTCGTCATCGACGGCGGCGCGGCGTACGAACGTTTCGACATGGGCCGTGGGGTGTTGGCGCCCTTTCTTTGGAACCGTGGCATTCGCCGACTCGACCACGTCGTCGGTACACATCCGCAGTTGGACCATGTCGGAGGACTGACCTGGGTGTTGGGGCATTTTACGGTCGGGACCTTTTGGACGAACGGGATGACGCGGGAGGAGGAATTCTGGCAACGGCTCGATCATACGGCCACCCGGCGAGACGTGAAGCTGACCGTCGCATCCCCGGATCGCGGGGTGGTGGTGCCTGGACCTTGCCAGGTGACATTTCTCAACCCGCCGGCTGATCGTCGGCTGCTCTCGGCCCGCGAAGCGGCGTCATTGAATAACCAATCGGTCGTCACAGAGTTCGACTGCCACCAGCGCCGCATGCTCTTTACCGGTGATATCGAACGGGAAGGGTTGGCGCGCCTGCAAGAATCCGGAATGACCCGCTCGCTGGCCCTGCTCAAGGTGCCGCATCACGGTTCCCGCAATTCTCTGGAGACGTCTTGGCTCGAAGCCGCGACACCCGAGGTGGCAGTGGTGTCAGCCGGCCGACACAATAGCTATGGACACCCGGCCGGCCAAGTGTTGGCGGCCTATCAGTCCGTGGGGGCGCAGGTGCATCGCACCGATCGGCAGGGGGCCATTTGGGTGGACTTGGATCTCGCGAGCGACCGGATGCAAGTTCATAGCATGGAGGAGTGGCAACTCCACTCAGTGACGCTCAGGGCAGCTCTCCCTTCCACCGAGTGGGAGAATGTCATCAAACTCTGGCGACGATGGAATTGGCTCTAA
- a CDS encoding phosphoglucosamine mutase, which translates to MRKLFGTDGVRGVANLEPMTSETAMQLGRAAAHIFMRRAGRHQIVIGKDTRLSGYMLESALISGICSMGVDVLLVGPMPTPAIAFMTRSLRADAGVVISASHNPYQDNGIKFFSNDGFKLPDELEARIEQLIVSDEIKHLRPTADAIGKAYRIDDAEGRYIEFVKRSLPRDLDFQGIKLVVDCANGAAYKVAPAVLRELGATIHVIGDKPDGMNINAGCGAVHAERLQEVVREQGADVGVALDGDADRAIFVCEQGSVVDGDHVMAALGLDMYAQGQLNKKTVVGTVMSNFGLEIALNKAGLNLVRTPVGDRYLMERMQADGYNFGGEQSGHFIFLDHNTTGDGLISALQILSLMKRTGKPLSELAKAMTAVPQVLLNVQVKHKPDLNQIPDIQQAIKAGEAKLNGSGRVLVRYSGTESLLRIMVEGERDSTIREVADHLAKIVRARIG; encoded by the coding sequence ATGCGTAAATTGTTCGGTACAGACGGGGTTCGCGGGGTCGCCAACCTGGAGCCCATGACCAGCGAAACGGCGATGCAACTTGGGCGCGCAGCCGCTCACATTTTCATGCGTCGGGCCGGTCGCCACCAGATCGTCATCGGCAAGGACACCAGGCTGTCCGGGTACATGCTCGAATCCGCACTGATTTCTGGAATCTGTTCCATGGGTGTGGACGTGCTGTTGGTCGGGCCGATGCCCACTCCGGCGATTGCGTTTATGACCCGCAGTCTTCGTGCGGATGCCGGTGTCGTCATCTCGGCGTCGCACAATCCTTATCAGGACAACGGCATCAAATTCTTCTCCAACGACGGATTCAAGTTACCGGATGAGTTGGAAGCCCGTATCGAACAGTTGATCGTGTCGGACGAAATCAAGCATCTACGTCCCACCGCTGACGCGATCGGGAAGGCCTACCGGATCGACGATGCCGAAGGGCGGTACATTGAGTTCGTGAAACGCTCCTTGCCGAGAGATCTCGACTTCCAGGGCATCAAGCTCGTTGTGGACTGCGCGAACGGCGCCGCCTACAAAGTCGCACCGGCGGTGTTGCGCGAATTGGGCGCCACCATCCACGTCATCGGGGACAAGCCGGACGGTATGAACATCAATGCCGGCTGCGGGGCCGTGCATGCGGAACGATTGCAGGAAGTCGTTCGCGAACAAGGAGCCGACGTCGGCGTGGCGTTGGACGGTGATGCCGACCGCGCAATCTTCGTCTGCGAGCAGGGTTCGGTGGTCGACGGCGACCATGTCATGGCGGCGTTGGGGCTGGATATGTACGCGCAAGGCCAGCTCAACAAAAAAACCGTCGTGGGCACCGTGATGAGCAATTTCGGACTGGAAATCGCGTTGAACAAGGCCGGACTCAACTTGGTCCGGACGCCGGTCGGCGATCGTTACCTGATGGAGCGCATGCAGGCTGATGGGTACAATTTCGGTGGGGAGCAGTCCGGGCATTTTATCTTCCTGGATCACAATACGACCGGGGATGGGCTCATTTCCGCCCTGCAAATCCTCTCGTTGATGAAGCGCACGGGCAAGCCGCTGTCCGAGTTGGCCAAGGCCATGACTGCGGTCCCGCAGGTGCTGTTGAACGTGCAGGTGAAACACAAACCGGATCTCAATCAGATTCCGGACATTCAGCAGGCGATTAAGGCCGGGGAGGCCAAGCTGAACGGCAGCGGACGGGTCCTCGTGCGGTACTCGGGGACCGAGTCGCTGCTCCGCATCATGGTGGAAGGCGAACGGGACTCGACGATTCGCGAGGTCGCCGACCACTTGGCTAAGATCGTGCGCGCCCGCATCGGCTGA